In Phalacrocorax carbo chromosome 1, bPhaCar2.1, whole genome shotgun sequence, the genomic stretch ttgctaGAAAGGATGATTAACCTCTGATGTCACTAGAATTTGATCAACAACACTGATTtaagaaaagccatttttattGAACAAAGAATGGCCCAAAACGCCCGTTTTGCAAGCTCCTTTATACTGAAACGCTCCTTACATTTGAAATCATTCCCACCAGATTCAGCCCATGAATTGAGATTGTATCACTGAAGTGTAGGTTAGAAATGTCAAGAAACGATCTAATCCTAACCCTTGTGCTCAGGCTAACCCATTCATAGGGTCTGCTAGCACAGAAGACTGTAAACTCCTGCGATGTTTTATCACCCCCACATATCACATCACATCACCCAGTacagatttttccttcttaaaggTTAAGctaatttcattttgttgaCATTCATTAAGGCAGATGATTCGCTTCCAGTTCTCTTTATAACAGACATATGTTTTGGAACTTTTCACAACACTCTTCTATATTCCATGAGAAGCAAATTCAGTTCCTATAGACTTCTgtcattcttttcttctcttcactAGGACGTCTCCCATTCTTATGCATTCCTCTATTTTTAAGATCACATGCAAAACTCGGCACATTACTCCAGCTAAAGCCTCATCATTgctaaataatgtaaaatagtCACATTAACTCAGAAAATAAGCTGAACACTCTCTCCCAACTATACACTTTCTCTTTCGAGTCTTCATTGCTATTACAGAGATTTAGGATAGGAGTACCACTTCACTATCTCTTGCTTTGATTCTAATGCACTATAACCTTTATGTCTATTCTTGTTTGAGTATCACTATTTATTtacctcccagttttgtgtcttTTGACTCTACCAAATTCAGGAAAAACCTGAGAACTTATAGGATGAAGGCTTAATGATCACTTTcagataaaatgaaatactgtaaGAACTGATCAGCAATAGTGAATTTCAGTGTAATTTTGCATCTTCACAGATGTGATTCTGTCTGAGCCTGCACACACAAAGCAAGTCCCGAATATTAACTTTTAAGCCTTAATCTTACCTCTTTATAAGCTTTAGCCCAAGTATCTGCCAGCTGGTTTATGTCTACTTTTCCTGATTTCACTGCTTCCAGGGCCATTTCAGCTTCTCTATCATAATCTTTTATAGTTTCCTCTTCTATGAACTTACTAAGAGATTGCTTCAGGTCTATTATCACAAGAAGAGAATGGTCCATTAGCAAAACATGTCAGTGGAAGTATCAGTAATCATCTAAGAAACATACAAATCAAGTTTTCCTGAAAACCTTTTACTTGGGCACCTTACTTGCTAGTACTGACAGTAATTTTCTCTAatgttttgctattttaaaaacaattttttaaagactgttgCAGTAAATATCCCTCTTTTGGTTTCTTAAAACATGTTCTAAGACATATGTGAACATGGATATATGACAGTAATTTAAGAAATCAATTTTTACCATCTTCTATAAAGCATGGCAGATTGTGCAGAAGCATTAGACGTCCATGCAAGTGACTAATATTTTCTTGCACAGGGAACTTGAGAGGCACGGTGAGCACTAAATGTTGATTTCCAGCATTGAATTTGTACACATAGTCTCTCTCCCTAGTGCAGGTCTTTCCTTTATTAGGCTTCATCTTCTTGGGTGGATTTCCTgcactggaaattaaaataacacaaGTTACGCTCTTGTAAAATCATAAGTAAAAAATGTTAACTAAAAACATGGCTTTGTTAATTATTAACAGCTTCTGGCAAGAAAACTTAACCCCCAGATTTTTCATAGATACTCATCTCAGACTTGATTTCCAAATACATAGGTTGGAACTGAAACATAAATACCAGTTTCCAAAACACTGAATGCTCCTAAACTGTAATTGGGTGTATCAATATATAAATTTGGGTAATTACTCTTACAAGTTACAGTATAAGCCTCCTGACTTAAtgcaaaaccaggacagaaggAATCCTCATAAATAGCAAACCTTAACTGAGACACTGTAACTGCTGCCATGTAGGCCTCAAAATCTGAAATCCTTCACAGTGCATTAGGactttatttcctcctttctgtggGTGGCAGACTTGGGGCAGGGGGCCAGAGCAGAAGTTTGCCATCATTTTTAGGAAAAgcttattttgtcattttttaacCTGCTTTAGGAAGgctgtcattatttttaaaataataccattaaaaacaagccaaaagaaaaggaagaaaactgtcTACAGGATCTGAGTACATACCTATGCCAgcattttctcccttccctaGGGCTCCTTCACTCGTTTACATTCCCCTTTCTTGAACATTAACTGCAAAGCTGGACACATTGATCCAGCTGAAATCTGTGCTAAAAACCACAGTCCAAGGAGAAGATAAGCAGGAAacgaaacaaacaaacaaaaaaagtgtaTTCTCCACAGCTGAATTCTTGGGACCAGTTTAcaggtttttggttggttgggttttttttgtttggttggtttttttgagggAAACAAACCTACATGTTGGAAACGGATTAAACAAATCAGTTACAAATCGCTTCACGATAACAACACAACTCGGGGCACCCAAAGCTAAACCGAGGCGGTCTCCTGGCCCGTCACGGGGAGGGACTTAAACGGCACCACTTAGAGACACCAGACTGACGAGCGCCTTTCTGCTCCCCCCGGCACCGAGGGCCGGACCCCCCTTCCGAAGGCGGCGCTGGTGCCCTCGGCCCCGCCACAGGCTGCGGGAGCctgcccgcggccccgcccgccccacgGGAGGCGGCATTACCTCCCGTtactggaaaaaacaaagctggCGGTGGGAGGGAAAAGCCTGCGGCGCCCCGTCCCCCTTCGCCCCTCCGCGGGAAGGCTCCAAAGTCCCACGGCAAACACCGCCCCTCCGCTCCGGTAGGGCAGCGCCCAcaggggccggggccggggccgctgCCCCTTTTTCCTCCCCGCTCACCTGGGTCCCCGGCGGGCAGGTGAGGGGCCGCGGCGACCGGCGCCGGCACGGCAGGGcgggcggggcggagggggcTCGGCCGCTGGGAAAGGTAccgccggcggcggctccggcgcCGAGTAGTTCCCTCCTCCCCGTTGGAATCTTCGCGTCCGGAGCCGCAGATTCGGCACCCGCCCACTTTGTGGCGAATGTGCTGGGCCGGTGCTCGCCCTGCTGAGGGTGCTGCCGGCGCCcgaggagggagggggcggggtTAGCAGCACCGTCAGCCGCGCGTgtgccccgcccccgcggccgccgcgcgCTGCTCGCAGCGGGGATGGCGCGGCCGGTGAGGAGGTGCGTGCGGCTTCTCCCGCGCCCGGCGGGGAGAGGTTGCGAGGGACGCAGGGCTCGAGGCTCGAGACGCTGCCGGCCCCTGGCCGGTTCCGAGGCACGCGGGCGGCGGGAGCTCGCGCTCGCTCGGCGGCGCTGGGCGGCGGTTCCTAGAAAGCACCGGGCGCGCGCGCCGCTTGCGGCCGTTGCCcgctgagggagggagggagcggaCGGACGGGAGGGCCTCCACCGCCCTCGGGCGGGCCCCGTCGGAGCCCTGCGCCTCCAGGCCGGGCTTCTCCGAGCGCTGTTGCCGCGCGGGGATCGAGGGCGGGCCCGGTCTGTTCCCCGTCCAGCTGGAAGGAAGCGCGGGGCTTCACCCTGGGgtgggcggcgggggcggccgtgTCCTGCCCCGGCCTGTGGCGCCCCTCGGGTGGATGCTTGGCTGAGGGGGGTGCTCGGAAGTGCGGCGTGTGCTCCCGCTGGGTGGGATAACACCGGTGGCACCGTCACGTAGGGAACAGCCGAGGAGGTGCACGGAAAACACTTTTCAAGGGCGTGAAGGTGACCCAGGAGAGAGAGAGTTTCAGTTGCCCAGTAGCAGTTTTGGGTTGGTGTGTACACAAGGAGAATACAATGCTCCCACAATGAGAACAGCAGAAAGCACTGTTATTTTAAGGttcaaaaaaaatctagaagCTATTCCTGATAACCATATTGTATACTGTAGCACTGGTTATACTCACATTTGAACGTGTGTTGCGTTTTTCCTGTCAAACATGACTTGCCCAAAAATCAAGTGTTAGCAAGTCAAGACACTTGATCTGAAAGGATTCATAGTGTATGTTTTTTGCCACAGGAACAAGAAAGTTGTTGATTATTCTCAATTTGGGGATGTGGAAGATGATGGTAAGTGGCATATTCCTGTACGTAAGAAAAATGCGAAACGCTAATGTCACCACCCAAAACACCATCAGAGCGTCTTTACTGAATTAGTTCCTTGAGAAGGCCATTAACTGTTTTCATTGGAAGTAATCTGGGCACGCTGGTAAATATCCTAATTCAACAAGAATATGATGGCTGTAAGCCAGAGTATAACAACAGCGTGTCAGCAAACTGGTGAACACATGGAGTCTTCTTGCAGGAAAATCTGTttctctccctgcctcagttttcagTGGTAATTGGTTGCTCCGTGTCCTCCTGATTATCAGTTCAGAGGATTGTAAATCAGAATATAAAGGTGTGAGTTGTCTGACCTAGATCTAATGTCTCTCCTACAGCTCTGTGATGGGTTTCAGGTAAGGTCATAGCAGTCAAATTCTGAGTTCCACTGACCTCAAGAAAAATAGGTTGCAGACTATTTGCTTTCACAACAGTCCTTCTAAGCCCTAATGGgtattatgtatttttcttacagaatttGTTGGCTTTcgtggtttgttgtttttttttcctccatgctgTTTGCAGGGTACAGGGAACAGTTTGAAttggtgggagggggaggacaAGAGTAAATAATGTTGAAGGTCTCATGTGAATCATATGGATTAACGCAGATACTTAGTTTAAATGTGTTGTGTGACTTTTCTTGGTTTATAAGTGACCATTTGtaatattaaagaaaagggtAAATTCTCAGAAACATTAGTGATCTTATCTGAGGTTGTCCATCTTTTAGGGAATACTGaaggttattatttttttccttattttgcaCTGTGATCTGCAGTGTCTTCAGTTGGAAGAAAGGCAGTTTTCATGCCTTCTAATTCTCTTTGAAAATTGGAGAAACGCATTGTATTTGGTAAGAGACAATATGAAAATTGTAGAAAAAGGGCAGTGGCCTACTTTTTTTAAGAATGGGAGTCATTAAGGGGATCCGTTTCCAAGACACCAAGAACTCAAAACTTGGTGACAACTTGGTGACAACTCAAACTTAATGACAGTGGTTACTGTTATAATTGACTGCTGTTCAGCATATCGAAAGGTGAACTTCTTGTTATTGAAAATCTGGTAGCGCATTGAAAATTGAAGCTTTATTGCCTTATTGgtaataaaaactgaaatcaTTACCTCTTGAATAAAAGCATATGCAAAGGGCTCttgttaaattttaatttaaaatgcatttaagaatAGTATAATTATAGTcgtgttctttaaaaatagaattcatttaaaaaaggtTATCTTTGGTATATTTTCATTGTGTGATGAAATTAAGTTGAATGACTTCTTTTGGCCTTATGGAAGAATATAGGAAAACTCATTAAAGCTTGTTGCTGTTTCCCAAACAGATGAAGACTTTGCATGTGTAGCTGCACCTTCAAGCAAAAAGTCCAGAACACAGCTCAAGGAAccaaagaaggagaaaagagagaagcaaaaccagcCACCCAAAGAATTGACTCCATCACAAAAGCAGACACCTAGTAAAAGGTAAGAAATGTTGCAATGTGGTCGGCTCTGCATACAGCTGGATTTCAGTAAcaatatttgtttcttcttcttttttttttccctagagtGTTAAGCAGCTGAGAATAGACAACTAACCAATGAGTGTGATAaagattttcagctttattgGTGTAGTTGCAAATCAGGGGTAATGTGATTATGCACAGAGTCAGGAAAACTTGCCTGAGTTCAGTAGTGAGCTGCATCTATTTTGTTATAGGCCTAAAAACCTCCAGCAAGCGGCCTGCATAGGTGCAGAAACAAGTTCGCATGTCTGATCTTGTCTTGATATCCCTACAGTGCAAAATCACAGTAACAGTTCTGAGTTACTGAGGACTTCTAAAACTGAGAAATACAAAGACAAGTTTGACTCCTTAAAGAAGAACATATTTAAAGCTtgacagaaaatacaaaggcaatgtcaatgaaaaaagaaatctgattaTTTTGGTGGTAAAGTTGTGTATGAATATTACATTTCAGTGAGGTATTTCAAGGAAATGTAAACACCTTTCTCTGTGATAATACCAGTTGTTAGTTCATACATGTTTTGCAATCATAATACTTCTAAGTGTGGTGTACTTTACATATTAGTGTGTACTTTGTCTAAATCTTTTCAGAAAGTTATATTCGTAATATGATATactatatgtatgtatgtattgaaatattaatgtattttaatttttaaaagttcagtgAGTCATAAGTAAATCTGTAATAGTCAGTCATGtcattgttttattatttagcatatttggttttccttttttttttcccccagggtATCATTGGATGACAAACTCTATCAGAGAGATTTGGAAGTTGCCTTAGCCTTATCCgtcaaagaaaaatctgcaaataTTCTTGAGGTGCAAAATTCAGAAGAACAAGGTTATTTTAAAGTTCAATGCAACACTCTTTATTTATGTGTAGTGAACTCAAATATGACAATATATTTCACAGTGATATAGGGCAAAAGTCATGTTTTATTACAAAATGTCATGATAAGGAAATGAGAACTTCTTGGTAGTGCCTGTCGTCTTAAGTTCTGTGAGGAAAACAAGATCTTCCAGTGGTATGGTCTGATTCGAGACAGATAAAAATGTTagctattttcatttcttaataTCTTGACTTTTTATAATGTGTTTTTTGTATactaatattttatattgtttctttgttttctggatCCTAAAACAGGTAAGAATATTGAATCAGAAAATGTGCCCAGGAAACCCCTATTTTCCAACTGCAGTGTAGACAGTGAACTTCTAGGTAAGTTGTTCTCATACTCTTGTCTTTTCAGAAATAGCTTTTCAAGATACATTTAAGTAGCTTATCTCTTCTTTGTTTCCAttggtttctgttttttatttacatgaGGAAAGGGTCTTTCTCttaaataaaagctgaaggATGAACaacacattaattttttcattaaaaatttagtCCCAGCCTTAAAATGGGAAAACCTGTGCAATGCTGAATGAGATTGTTACAGACAGCTAAGAGTCAGTTGGAAAAAGCAACAGACGTGATGTTTTTAGATGTTGAGTTTATGTACTTTTTCAGGAAGCTACGCTTATCCTCAGCTCCTCAATGGGTCCATAATGCCTAATCATCAGGTAGATGTGACCAAAACATTTACTGTGCTACTGGAAACTTGttcatttttccagttttatttttggtctTCTGTCCTTTCATTAGTTTGATAAATATAGATACAGATACATAGAtgtatagatatagatatatagatgtATAGATACAGACACAATATCAATATCAATGGATATATAAATCAGTATAAAGATAAATGTTGATAACTTTCACAGCCAGTAAGTACAGTTTGGTCacttcaaaatgtaaaataagaaTCACATGAAAACAAGTTCCAATAATATGCTTCTCTGTAGTTTACTTCAAAATCACAAAAATGGACTCTGGGGACTCAAATACCTGCTCCTTTTTGAAAAGGAGAACAGATTTACTGTGAATTTGAATTAATTAGCCTACCTTCTGTTTTCTAGGTCTCAATCGGGTTATGGATGATGATGATCCTAGGGGAGACTGTAGGCAAAGGGCAGCAGCATCTAAAGTTCCAGCACATCAGAAGAAGTTACTGACTGTTGACAGTGATGACACAGACCATCCTACTGACTCTGAGCCAGAATCTGTACCCAGTGAGTTCTTGTCTATAAAAACCCTCTCCTTAGATGTGCTTTGAATGTGATGCCTTACATTTAGTTTATATTTTCGGTGAAATGCATACTGCTTCTACTGTACCTTCCCTCCCCCCTGTACTGAAGCAGCATCTTTTAATACTTGTGGCATCTCAACTGCACTTTGACACTAAATCTAAACACTGGAGCCTATTCATGCACATTTCCCAAACTGGCAAAAATGGTACTACTTCTCTGCATTTGCTACAGTATGTCAGAACAAATTTATTGCACCCTCCTTGTCCAGGAAAGTTTTGTCACTTTGAAAAGCCTCTGTTCTTTTCTCCATTTGTTGTCTAGGGTTTGCATCAAAACAGCAACTCTAGAGTAGTATCAGGTGTTAGGGCTTTCAGTATTGGCTTTGTTtaagcttgtttaaaaaaataaggagCTTCCCTTCTTTACGTCCTCCAGTTCTCAACTCTTAGAAAACCATGTTGCATCTGACTGGAGGTCAGCCTAGCCTCATACTCTGGTTCTGGTAGCAGCCTAGTACTAAATGCCCGCAGAGTATGATAGACGTCTCTCATTCCCCAATGGTTAATGAGTCTGTATTCATTCTTTTATTCCTTACTGGAAGGTttattggaaaatatttctactattgtcagtgaaataaaatatcagaGGAATAATAATCCAGATATTCCTGTTGATAGAGAACTGTTTATAGTATTTGCTAATGTCTGgagttttttaataataaatctaTAAAATCTTTCTTACAGCTGAAATTAGACATAGAGTCTTCCCACTTTAAATAGTCATGACTTAGAATACATAAAAATCAGAAGTCTTgccaaataattttaactttttcatCTTGCACATGTGGAATATTGGTAATTCTGCTGTTAAAATCATTATTGTGTGCAGTTTACACCAGGGCATTCCATTATTAAAGTACAGAGCAAGAATTCTGTAAATACAGAATGTTTTAAGGACGGTATTTCTTTCTCAGTTCAGCTTGAAAATACATGCAAATTTGTTTTGCTATATGCTTAAGGTATCCTGGTTAGAAGGCCCTGGAGTAATAGTAAATTGTATTTCCTGTAAAGAGATGCCatcctttttctctgctgtaggTGATGAGGAGTCAGAAGAAGATTCAGATTATAGTGAAGGTGATGATGAAGACTTTGatatggaaaagaagaaagccaaaggaaataaaaagaaagccaaacAAAAGATGCCAGCTGGAAGAGTGAAGAAAACTCCCAAATCCAAGATCAATAGTACAGGTAAGTTTGTAGTATGAATTTGAAATACACATCTTTATaagttccttttattttcactggAGGAATAGATAAATTTGGCTGACAGACTGACTGTAGGGTTATAGTGAAAATGACTATATGCAAAGTAAAGGGAggagagtagaaaaaaaaaaaaccctgaaagaaAAGGCACTGTATAATAAACTAAGACTCCTTACAATAAAAGCAGACATAAGTGAATTGACAAagttcatttctttttatataactACACCtagcttttaagaaaaagttaaataacAATGAGTGATatgagaattttaatttttttaaaaattataatgtcAGAGCCTCCTCTTGCAGTTGCATTTATGAAGTTTTAATTCAAGGATAGCTAACTAATGCTAGTGTTGCTAACCACTTggtgaaaaacattaaataggCATGCCTTTCAGAGATAATTGTTCGCTGTGTTGCTAACACAATTTACATTATCAGTTTAAGATTTACACCATGATAAGAAGATTCTTATGTCTGACTCGGTAATGTGTTTTGATTTCAAGCCTGAGTTTACAGCATGTAATTTAGTTTagtttaaaattagttttagtTACGACAAGGAATGGTTTCCTTTGCGTAGCTGGCAGAAGAATCTTCCCTCTTAAAACTTTTATATCTGGCAGGTCTTCAACAAGAAATTGTTACACTGCTTATTTTCAAACCAGGATTGAAATTCTAGAGTAATAGAGGACTGACTGTGTAAATATATGCTGTTAAAGTTGTGACAATCTAGTAATATCCTCTATTTCACTCAATGGGGAGAGCTCGTGCTGTAAAATCATCTATTGTCTTAGGTACTGTGATGATTTCTCTGGTAAAGAGTGCCTTTCTAAGGTCGCTTTTATTTTCCAACTAAGTATCACCTGTAGTTTCTCCTTCACGGATAACGGGACAAAAATCTGAGCCAACACAAAAGATGATGTCCAATTCTTCAGAACCAGCTGGGAGGCCTTTACATACATCGAGTCCTGTAACAGACAAGAAGCCTAAATGGATACCACCAGGTACCTGTAAGATTAGAACCATAAACAGATACATTAGTTGACTTAAGTTTTAGCAATCTCtcctaaaagaaacaaatagacagtatttcagaaaaaaatactgcccTCTTCTAATGAAAGGTATTCTTTTGAccttagattaaaaaaagaaaaaaaaaaactatctccatgctgctttttctaTTACAGCATTATCCTTAACTCCTTTCTGTGGGGAggataataaaatattttccagagtgTGCATCAAATCTTAACCAAGAGATTGTCTTGTTGCCATTTCTCTCTTACTATGAGCTTTCTTTATCTATGGTATGTGCTGCTTTATAATCTATTCTGGACAAAAAAGCTtagaagctttattttcttaagataTTTGAGCATGCTGGTGCTGACTCCTGCCTCTTTCCTaggtttttcttcatatttactgttcttttctgtatgcatttctttctgtttggcTCCTTTCTCTCAAGACTCCTATTCCCACTTGGAATTATGTTCAATTGTGTGATTCTCTTTGGAGCACCTGAAAATGCACAGTACACTGGGGACAGTTTTTATGTGCTTGTCCAGCGTTGCTCCAGTGTGTTGCTGGTTAATTAAAACTGAGCACCATACCTGCTGCACTGGCTCCCAAATAGATTGATTGCTGGTGAGTATGCTGATTTTCATGTGCTTCAGTTGTATGGTGTTCAGACCTTTTTGCAGTATCTTTAGAACACTTTTTTGTTCTCCTAAGAAAACTATAAAAAGACAGCAGTTGtatgattcccccccccccccccccccttaaacTTCTTacactttcttttcaaattattttcagctgcatcaggaagcaGTAATAACTCTATGAAGTATGTTTCGGTTAAGTCACCTACTCAGTGTCTTAGACTTGGCCTCTCCAGACTAGCAAGAGTCAAACCACTGCATCCCACTGCTACCAGCAGTTAAGTGGTCAGTGACAAGGTGCCACGCGAAGGAAAAgtctttggaaaatgttttgcttaTAAATAGTGGGTGGGCAGCAAAAGCTTCATGGTGTCATCTGTTTTGGAGGACTGTTGTTTATGTATGTGTCTAATACTATAATGAGTTTTTATTCTGCAAAATGCTAGGCATCCTTAAGTGCTACTGAATAATAATACTATTTAATCAAGGTGACATGTGGGCCACCAGCTCTGTGGTATATTATAGTCAGAGATGTGGATTTGTGATAATTTTAATTCTCTGATATCTAAACTCTTGGCATTAAAATAGCCTAGATGGCACTATGTCGGTTATAGAATTTGATATCTCAAATGGGTTCTTAACACAAGTGGAAGTGACagtttaagaaatatttcttggaAGAGTGAAGTTATCACTTTCCACGCCCTTCTTGGAAAGTTTGTCACCGCTCTCAAAATCTGTTAATGTTTGCATATCTTATACGTGggttttaatgaatttttgtttattatagatagaaatgtttttagaatgttgtattttttaaaaaactaaaataaaatactttatataGTCTAATTAATCATATTAGTTGACtctattaattttgaaaatgactTCTAAATTCTGGCTACAGTCCAGAATAAGTGTGTGGCATGTGCATACTCTTGTTGGAAGTCAGCAGTGTTGACCAGTCTCACACAGTTTGGATTTTGCTTTGAGCAGCTTGGTCTTTGTTGAAGACCGTGGTACCATGCATAGTTAGTGGATTTGTAAAGTGTTGAAGTGATAGTTACTGAGTAATGAGACTGAGCTTTCAAACTTACTAGTCCACAATGTAAATCATTTCCTAGCTGAGCATGTCGACTGTGTCAGGTGACACAGCAGATGCAtttctccctgtgctgcttAAGGGATCTGGTCATGACTGAGTGAACTGCATTAACAAAGGAATATATGGCCATATTGAGAGTAACGATGCAGGCAAAAGCATGGTGCTGCCTAAAGTAAAACAACGGTGTGACATACTACTTTTTAACTGTATAGTACTTACATTATGAAAACAAGATACTAATTAAtgcatatttattaaaaacaatttgcACATTGCCTTATGGAAGGAATGAGAAGGAATCTGTGGATGAAAATTTGTTTCTCGGAAACACGGCAACCTGAGCATTGTGACATATAATCTCGCATCATCCACATTTTGCATGCCTGGCTCCTTGCATGGAGTCACATAACCCTGAGTGAAGTGTGATCCAGTGAGCTGGGCTACATGAGTTCAGGAGGGGAGGCATGTGCCTGCTGCCTCTAGCGCTCATCTGACTTATTCACGAGTTGTCTCAGCTTGCTAAAATGGCACACCAAAAACCAGAAGTTTGCAGTAGGATGCCATCGATGAGCTTGAAACTGCTTCTAAGCAAGGGTGAAGGAGAAGCACCCACAGGAGGAAAGGCAGGTATCCAAGGGTAATGCTTGTAACAACTAGTATGTAGTATGTGCGTTATGTTATTCCTCTCCTTGATTCCCTTCCTGCGCGCTTACTCAGGGAGCCCCTCTCTGAGGTGTATGGTGGAtaagcagctgcagcaaagcaggaggcacagggagCCTTGGGCCCCAGGGGAGTTCGTTGCAGCATCCCAATCCATTGCCCCCCGTTCATGCTTCAGtccttttattttcactagGAGTGGTCACACAAAAGATCAGCGGCACAGTTCCTCACTGCATCGCAGCCACCAGCTCTCTTTCTATGGAAGTTAAACTGTCatgaattgttttccttttatggtttttttttttcaggaataagTATGGATTTCATGTAGTTCTGCATTTTCTTGCTACAGAGAATTTTATGTAACAATGCAAAGTATTTTCTCAACGTGGTTCTTCAGGAAAATCTACAGCTGTTAGATTTAGTAACCCACTTTTTCCCTCCACTCGCGCCTTTCATCcggtttttttcttctccacagaGTATACATTTGAGGTTTATGTTCCTCTGGTTTCAATCTTGGCATCTTTCAAAATTTGCAGTCTGCCACCTGTTCCTGAGCCCCTCCTTACATTTGTATGAGTTTCCCATTCAAGAGGATTTTCCAGTATTTCtctaccttttttcccccctaagtgaaaattcagtgtaggcaattaaaaaaaaaagaagtctttgaAAGGGAAGTAGTAAATGTTCTTGAGTGTAATGTTTCAAAGGTACTCTGTACCTAACTGAAGAAAATGGGTCTTGCTGGTAGGTggagattatttttataaaagttgACTTACTTTATGTCCTAGGTTATTGAAGGACATGGTTGCAAGCAGCCAGGCTGATTTAGGGCTGTTAATTGTTACAGTACTTAGTTTTTGTGTTAGTAACAGAGAGGTTGTGTTATTCCAACTGCTTTCAAATTTGGGAAAttaatgttttgctgaaaataacatttacagTTTCCTTATTGCTCTAAATTTTAAGCAACACTACATAGAACTGTCCATGCATCAGTTATCCAGTAGTTGCACAATGGTACGATGTGAAGTGTGTTTTGATTTCAATTTGCAAAGCAATCAGACAGTGTGTTGGTTTGCGCGTCAGTTTACAGTTT encodes the following:
- the RAD51AP1 gene encoding RAD51-associated protein 1, whose protein sequence is MARPVRRNKKVVDYSQFGDVEDDDEDFACVAAPSSKKSRTQLKEPKKEKREKQNQPPKELTPSQKQTPSKRVSLDDKLYQRDLEVALALSVKEKSANILEVQNSEEQGKNIESENVPRKPLFSNCSVDSELLGLNRVMDDDDPRGDCRQRAAASKVPAHQKKLLTVDSDDTDHPTDSEPESVPSDEESEEDSDYSEGDDEDFDMEKKKAKGNKKKAKQKMPAGRVKKTPKSKINSTVSPVVSPSRITGQKSEPTQKMMSNSSEPAGRPLHTSSPVTDKKPKWIPPAASGSSNNSMKYVSVKSPTQCLRLGLSRLARVKPLHPTATSS